A window from Salvia miltiorrhiza cultivar Shanhuang (shh) chromosome 2, IMPLAD_Smil_shh, whole genome shotgun sequence encodes these proteins:
- the LOC131013630 gene encoding LOW QUALITY PROTEIN: putative ALA-interacting subunit 2 (The sequence of the model RefSeq protein was modified relative to this genomic sequence to represent the inferred CDS: deleted 2 bases in 2 codons) — MEEGRSTAAAIEADSVSFRQRRSNFIYQFTQQSLPACKPVLSPAWVVSVFFVVGVIFIPVGIVCLHASRSVVEVVYRYDVECVPASFRGNKLAYITNEFIPKNCTKELKIPRNMKAPIYVYYQLDNYYQNHRRYVKNRSERQLLHGLKYHDIGSCAPEDVINGLPVVPCGLVAWSMFNDTFSFFRAVEELNVNRKNIAWKSDRDHKFGKHVFPFNFQNGSLIGGARLDPNIPLSDQEDLIVWMRTSALPSFRKLYGRIEEDLDADEIISVKLLNNYNTYSFSGSKKIVLSTSSWLGGHNNFLGIAYLSIGSSFIFVAFLFLLLHIQNPRSYVDTSNISWNWKHVSD, encoded by the exons ATGGAGGAAGGGAGGTCCACGGCAGCTGCAATCGAAGCTGATTCAGTGTCATTCAGACAACGCCGCTCCAATT TCATATACCAGTTTACTCAGCAAAGTCTACCAGCTTGTAAACCTGTCCTATCACCTGCGTGG GTGGTTTCGGTATTTTTTGTTGTCGGTGTGATATTTATCCCAGTTGGGATTGTCTGTCTTCATGCTTCACGAAGT GTTGTTGAAGTTGTCTATAGATATGATGTTGAATGCGTCCCAGCATCATTCAGAGGCAACAAGCTGGCATACATTACAAATGAGTTCATTCCCAAAAATTGCACCAAAGAACTGAAG ATTCCCAGGAATATGAAGGCTCCAATATATGTCTACTACCAGCTTGATAACTACTACCAGAACCATAGACG GTATGTTAAGAACCGAAGTGAGCGGCAGCTCTTGCATGGATTGAAGTACCATGATATAGGTTCATGCGCACCAGAGGATGTTATCAATGGTCTCCCAGTTGTC CCTTGCGGTCTGGTTGCTTGGAGTATGTTTAATGACACATTCTCTTTCTTCCGAGCAGTAGAGGAATTAAATGTCAACAGGAAAAACATCGCATGGAAGAGTGATCGAGATCATAAATTTGGAAAGCATGTTTTTCCCTTCAATTTTCAGAATGGAAGTCTAATTGGTGGTGCAAGACTTGACCCCAATATTCCT CTAAGTGATCAAGAGGATCTTATCGTATGGATGCGTACTTCTGCTCTCCCTTCTTTCCGGAAGTTGTATGGAAGAATCGAAGAGGATTTA GATGCTGATGAGATAATCTCAGTCAAACTTCTAAACAACTACAATACGTACAGTTTCAGTGGCAGCAAGAAGATTGTTCTCTCAACGTCAAGTTGGTTAGGAGGCCATAATAATTTCCTGGGGATAGCCTACCTTTCTATTGGCTCGTCTTTTATATTTGTTGCCTTTCTCTTCCTGTTGCTTCATATACAAAATCCAAG ATCATACGTTGATACGAGTAATATATCATGGAATTGGAAGCACGTATCTGATTGA